The genomic stretch ACAGGACAAGGCACCAGAAAGAGCCAGGAAAGACCAGTCTGAGACGTGCACAGGCAGTCAGCTGTCTTCTGTGTTAACTTCCATTTAAACTAGATTTAATTTTGTACCCATTTGGGCTTCTGTTCAATGGCTGCTGTGCGTCAGATGGTTATGGAGGCCTCCGGCTTCCACGTCCTGCCGGCCCACCTTATGGCCTCAGCCATGGAGGAGTTCCCCCAGCAGCTGCCCGTCCCCAAGGGCCCAGCAAGGGGCAAGAGCCGCTCCCGCCGATCTCGCGAGGCTCGCTTCAAGACGCAGCCCGTCACCTTTGCTGAGATCGCAGAGGTAGAGGAAGAGGGTTCCTCAcccctggaggaggagagggcacGCCGTTCCTTCCTGCAGTCCCTGGAGAACCTGCGGCGGAGCACACAGACCCTCCACTGCCCGCCGGCTGCCCATCACAGCTGCacccccacacccacacaggccAGCCTGGACTCCAGTGACTCCGACTCCACCCAGTGAGCGGTGGGACACACCTGGCACACATGTTCCACGCTTCTCCTTGATGCGGCTTCAAAAGGAGGCCAActgaactgaaccaaactgGCCTGTTTGCCAGCCTGCCTGTGCGTGtgtaagctgctgctgttatatGAAAGTCTGCATTTAATATATACTAACATAtcagcatacagtatatagcTCGAGGATGCATTTGATGCATATCTGTAAAGATCTCTACCAGTGCCACAGGCTGGTTATACTGCTGTATAGATATGATAAGTGTAAAAGTAGCAGATGACGCAGTGTTGAACACACCACCCTTCAACTGTATTCCTTTTCTACTGTAGATGTGTTTGAGGAATGATGAAAGATGGCTGatatttttccactttaaagCTGTATAGGTATTTTTGTTTCAATCCAGATTTTTCTACTTGACCAGTCACCATAGACGAGACTGCTGAAAAATGTTATTGTGACCTACCACGCTGTACATACTTTGACTAAGCAATGTACTGAGCATCAGAAGTGACCTGGCCGTCACTGAAGCAGTAGAGTACCGACACAAAGCTTTGTCAAGAGTTCAAGCTCTTGTTTTCCAGCTTCACCGTGAATGAAATCTCTGCTCTTGCTTCAATTCCTGAGCAGAAAAACTGCCTTTCtaaatgtctttatttattctctCCTTTTGTTCATAACCAATGAAGCTGTAGATGTGTTGTTGTATTGCTCTCCTAAAGTCACCTTGACTTTCAAAGAAAATTATAAcctttatactgtatatttgttttactttctacATATATTACAATGTTTGTTATATGTACTTTAATAAATATTTTCAAGTACTTTCaatcattttctgcttttgtttcatttaggGAAATCAGTCAGCAATGAgttgtgttttatctgtgaCATGAACTCTGAACACTGTAATCAGCCTCATTTACACTCAATCAACTACAAGCCGAGACGTGCAAAGGTCAGTAAGTCTCAGCACCAAGACAACTGATCTGAGAAAACATTATTGACTCTAAAAGGATGATGATCGAGGCATTATGAGTGAAGAGATGAAATCCAAAATCAGAAAAGCTTATGACAAAATCAGGAATACATGAAGGAGGAAGTTATGAGAGAGCGGGAAATGACGTGGAGCCTTTACTGGCTGTCCATCTCCATTGTTATTGTTAAGATAAACTGATGTCAGAcccacatgtaaacacacaataCTTGAGCTGCGTCTGCTGCAGGCTTGCTCGGCTGGTGACGCACTTCCAGTAATGTCAGGTTGTCATCAGTGAGCTCAGCCACAGCAACCACCAGCCTGCTGAGAGAGGTGCCCTCCAGAGCCCCAGAGATCCGCTGCAGCCATCCCTGCTGTTGCTAATAACCCTACTCTCCTAATCCACTCGCTGACAAGTGAAACGTGATGCATGACTTCCATCTGAGCGCGAGCGAGCACACTGAGACAATGCTGCAGGGGCGTTACTTGAAAACCTGCTAAGGTTGCATGTGGTTTGGCTAAAAATAGACTCTTGATTAAGTAAATCTGGAAGATGAGAGACGTTCTCTCTGGAGAATGGCTTAAGCGCTGGGCTGTGATGCGTGTGCCGTGAGGAGATGTAatcacagagggacacagaccCCAGATCAGCGTTGGtgagacagaaagggaaagCAGTGATGATGAGACTGgtcttattttagatttttctaCTTTTCAACATATCtaaaaagactaaaaccaaCAACACATTAGTCCGTCTCACAACACCCATGCCCGAAGCCCATTGGTTCCCACTGAGGACGCACTGTCGGACTTAAAAAATGAGCCACAAATATAGAGTTTCTTCAGCATTGAGGAATAGGCCATATCAGATTACACAGGTGATGGCTGTTTGCATTAATTCAGTGTTGGTTTGGGTCTTCATGGTACTGGttgacaaacaggaaaaacacagaacattgCCAGCCTTTCCTTAAACGATGACACAGTTTAATGTCTGCACtcatattttcatgcaaaaGAAACAACATTGCTGCAGCAACAAAACTCACAGGCTGTGACAACCCTGACCCTTGTGCTGTGTCTGACATGGAACAAAGCACAACTGCCCTCTATTAACAGCCACCTCCTGCCTCCCAGCCAATAGGGAGGATGGACAAAGACCAGCTGGTAGCACATGAAAGGTCTCCATACCTCTTTCCTCATcgctcacaaaaacacacacattagtcaTTGTTTGTCGAGTGCTTGTAGAGCTGTCATACTTCCACTAACCACATCCACAGGAGAATTACGgcctgtttttatgtgtgacaACGCAACTCTTGAAGCATTTGCGTCACTGAGATTTTGCTCAAGGAGTGTGGGACAGtttggagcagcagacagagacagatatgagagaaACATATTTCTCATGGTGTGCTGGGGTGACAGGTTGATCTCAGTTCATGCCTCCACATCTCCCCACCAAATCAAAGGTGTGACAATGATTcctttttgtttggtttcactgTCTGATTTCAACTGCATGACAGATGCTCCCTAAAACTAGAAATAAATGGTATAAAGAATGATTATAATCCACATTTGGCCAGAAtgacagattttatttattttttttttttacaactgtGTGACTTAAACACTTCTTGCCTAAAATGAAAAGTTGTAATTTACAACCTGGTGCCTGAACACCAAAGGCTTTGtgcctttgtctttttcttacATCTGAGATTGAAGCTGTCTTAGCTGAGCGCTAAAAGCAATCAgttaaatcttaaaatcaaCAGGAAACTAGTGTAGAGGAGTTCACAGAGGGGTCGTGCAACTCTGTGACGTGTGTTGGATTTTTATGGACAACCTGGCAGCagacaaaatggcaaaaaagaGCAATCATCTGTTAAATAGGACTTGTAGAACGTGGAACGATCTGTGCAGACAGCTAACAAGTGACACAACCCCAAAGCTCCAAAATGAGGGTACGCTGAGGCTGAAAATACATGATCTTGTTAAAGAGCTGGGGTTTTTTTCCATGTTGTGGGTGGCATGTCAGGATGTTTGAAAGTCAGCATCACTGCTTTAAGTGCACCACTGTAATGACAGTGCGTTAGCTTGAGTCTGACGAGCCAGACGAGATGAGACAGAGCcgacagcaaacagacacaaatgcacagCCTCCGACTGTACAGGTTTTCTGACGCTTTGGTTCATccaaatgcaaacacacgcactTCTTCGTATCTTATACATCAACAGCTGGAAAGTTTAAAACACTGGTGAAATTTCATAAAAATCTGCTGGAAGCTAGTCTACAAAAAAAGCTAGAAGTAGGTGAAATTATCTGCATTTCATGCTATTTTTTAATGGAATGAGGTTGGATTCCTCCATCCTTTAACTAAAATATCTGCCTGCATCCTTTCAAAAAAGTACAGTTCGCTTaatttcttatttctgtttcatcattttgtttgtttttgtcattattttggCCCACTGTATACAGGGACACACCAGCTAAACATGAGCtgttaccaaaaaaaaaaaaaaagcaatattaaTTGTTTTAACATAGACACATaaacaaaatcagaaaaagctgcCGCTGAGAACAGTTTTCTAGAAAGATTATGGTCTTCAAAGTGTCAAATGGGACGGCAGTAAGAACAACTCAGCTTCATTTTCTCAAAATGTACAGTTTCAAATCTGACTTTCCTCAGCGGGATCTCGTCTCTCAGTACCTCTGACAATGAGTCAGGCACTTAAACTGTTCGACATGTAACATGTGAAAGAGGAACCTGCAGCTTTGTGACGTATCAACAGACATGTAGACGCTATAATCCCTCACCGAGATGGATTACCATGTCACACTTTGTTTAAGGTTAAGGCCGCATGTGCAGAATTGTCTTTTATTATGAATCACACACCATTCTGATAGACTTGGCGTCAAGATAGAGACGActgatgtgtgtaaaaatgCCACGTAGcctaaaacaaacactgtatatGTTGCTTGCTTTTAAGTGAAAAGGACGTCCTGATCAGTCGGTCGATTATCAAAAAGTAACTGGCTCATTTCATTGTGTTATGATGATAGCTTTCATTATGTCTGCTCATACAGTGTTTATCCACTATTTTAATCTGGGATGCACAAGAGCAACATTATTACAAAATGTCCCCAAAACAAGACAGTTCTCTGCCTTGTTTGGACTACAAACACAACCCAGGAGACCAGTCTGCACCAACAGAAGGATTTATTTTTAGGTCAGGAGGAACAGATAAGCTTGTCAAGATTGCTCTGAATGAAGACTGTTTGACGTCACTGATGTAAAGAAGACCTTCATTTACATCTTGGTAAGGCTATTCTATTGATGTGCACTCAAACACAGGTCACATGAATAATCTTTGGTACGATATTTGCTTTGGAACAATAGTCCTCTCTCCCAATTTGAAAGCATCTGCTCAGTGATTCCACCCACCGCCTAAGACCATCATGGTAAGCAGCCTGTtggtgctgttgtgtgtttgtgtggtttctGTCTCAGAACTCACGCTCATCCTAATTGCATTTTGATGAATCTAGTGACGTGTATAGCAATGGATGTACGATGGCCACGTGCCTGGTGAATGTCCATCAAGATGCGCAGTGAACTCCAAAATAGCCTGCTGAATGTTTTGAACCCTCTACCAGATAAAACTAAAAGTCTaaaggcaaacaaaaaaatattagTTGGATGAAAAATCAAGAGCCCAGTTCTTCACATTGATCTAAGCATTGAGCATTGATTGGCTGAATGATCGGCAGAGAAGAATATTttggtgttaaaaaaaaaaaaaaaaaaaagtgggcaTTTAACACAAAAGTTATTAACATGCTAGTGTCACGATAAGAAATCAGTCATCAGTTTTAAAGGTGATAAACTGTATTGATTGTACTGATTGTCCTGATTATATCATGATTGTAATATTGGACTTCACTAAGGTCATCAGGATTCAGCCTCTGGGGAGcaagaaatgaaatacatttcaCGCCAATCTATCCAATAGTTGTTAAAACCTTTCACTCTGGACCACAGTATTGTTGTCACTGTAcaataacactgaaaacatcatgACTGGAATCATAAATGTCAACCAGACTTGTCCAAATTTGTCCTATTTTTTCCctgtccttgtttttgttttactccCCAGGCAATATTTGCTGTGGTCATCTCTCACTCCAGTTATGTTACACATGAACATTGACCCCTGACATGTTagtgtgcatatgtgtacacttttgtgtgtgtgtgtgtgtgtgtgtgtgtgtgtgtgtgtgtacatgtatgcacGCATTATATGTACATCCATGCAAGTATTtggtctcagcagcagcagcatgctctCAACAGCATCCCTGACCTACATCCTGGTCTCATGACTTGGGAGGTGTCTGGTGggacacagaaagcagagtCTAGAACATTCAGTATGCTTCTTTGATCTCTCGCTCTCTATTTCAAAGCTTTTCTAAGCTCTTCATCTCCCCCTGGTGCTGTAGAAAAGAGATGATTATGGATGCAAAACAGAGGGTGACCCACATACCTCCTCTCCCAGTGTTCTACTTCCttaaatctttctttttctggttTGCCCTCCAGCCctggggagacagagaaagattCCACATTTACCTGTCCATTTGACAGATTATCTGAAAAACAGGGAGCTGGGTCTAAGACATACTACTTGCTTCAAGTATTTTGGTCATTGCTCTGTCTCAGGTTTTAGTGAAAACAGCTATGGTAATAGGCTACCTGTTATTAATATGAATATTATCATATATGATGTTGTGACTTAATTTATTAACAAATTTTGAGGAGTTGATGTAGCTGAATGAAGTTCTTTATTTAATCATTCAGGGTTTGTTGTTACGCATTGAATACCAGTGCTGACAAACCTCACTATGTAAAGATATCAAACGTGTCCATACATTGTCAAATGTTATATACAGTCTCATTTGTATTTACCTTTGTGTCGTCACTGAACTGACAGAGACCGACCTGGAAATCGAACTGTcggacacactgaggacacctTTAGGCTATATGCATTTTCTGGTCTGCAGACACACTCAGTGTATCCTGCTTTGCTTAAAACTTGAGGGAACATTGAAAACCCAGTGAGATGACCCAGAACTCCATATCAAAGCCAAATACTGCTCTGAAAGAgagttttttccattttaggcagtgagagacagaatggCCGAGGATGCCAAGCTATcattctctctgctttgcttgGCACACTCGACAGAGTAGATAGTCATCAGTGGatcaacacaataaaaaaacaaaatgtctcagGCCTTTGCccatttttcactttgtctctttccttTACACACATAACAGACAAAGTACTTCATTCGCTGAAAACCCAAATCTCCTTCAGCATTTCAATACCATTCATAAGGACACATCTGTATCTCACCTCAAGCTTAGTTTGCCTCGATTTTCCCATATCTGGTAATCTGTGGTCCAGCAGCATGCAGTGTCTTTTTGGAAGTCCACTGTTCATTCAATGATAAAATCTAATTGTCATTTGAATTCAACTTTCAAATCATGCTTTATATAATGCATCCATGTTGCTTTATTCAGTCTTTCTCAGTTCACTTGTTATGACAgggaaaatgtttgctttaagCATCAAAAAGTGCAAGGACAGTTATGCACTTCTGCAAAAGTAAGGAAGAAAGGGAGCAGCGGTCCCTGGCTGATGTCTCTGGGTACAGCAGTTTTACACAAAGCTTTGCACCAGCTGACATTAGTTGTGCAGTGATACAAAATGACACTATCGCTAACTCAGCGATAGGCCGATGGATCTATTTGATTTTCCCCGATGTATGTGTACGATGCTTTACCGATGAGTAACTAGCTTTTTAAAAGTTAAATCTAAGTGGAGCCTGCCAATCATAGTCCTGTCTGTTCTTGTGTCATGTTTCGTGTAATACGTTTCTGTCTACATTTGATGGACGGTGCATTAGCCCAATGAAAAGTTGACTTAAGATTTTGGGCGAATCGACGACTCGCTTTTTCCTTATATTGGACCAATTGAGTTGTTGTTATTAAGAATGTAGCCAATCACAGCGTAGGGGGTGGCCTATCGTTCAAGGAGCGCGAACGGTTAAGGACACACCGCAACGAGAAAATGGCGAATGTAGAGCAGGTTGTGTACATGAGTAACGTTATACGAAAACTGTAAAGCAGTTTTAGCTAATACGAAGTACATAGGTGTATTTTCTACAGCGGATGCGAAGTTAATTCAAGAAATGG from Chaetodon auriga isolate fChaAug3 chromosome 6, fChaAug3.hap1, whole genome shotgun sequence encodes the following:
- the c6h11orf96 gene encoding uncharacterized protein C11orf96 homolog; translated protein: MAAVRQMVMEASGFHVLPAHLMASAMEEFPQQLPVPKGPARGKSRSRRSREARFKTQPVTFAEIAEVEEEGSSPLEEERARRSFLQSLENLRRSTQTLHCPPAAHHSCTPTPTQASLDSSDSDSTQ